The window TCTCCCCCAAGTCTCACGAAATTACTATAAACACTTAATCAAAAGAAAGGAGGAGACTTTACTGATTTTTTCTCCAGAGGCTCCAAAGCTTCCTGTTTAAGCCTTTTCTTACGGGTGTATACCAGAGTCTCCGATGATCCAGAAGCTCCACTGGCTGATTCTGATATACCAGAAAATCAGTTTGGCTATAAGAATACAAAATTTTCTAAGGAATAGAAAGAGAGATAGAAGGAAGGAGGACCTGGGTTCGAATCTTCCGAGCGAAGATGTTGGATTCTCAGAGAGTCGGGTTTAGAAGAAGAGAGAGTGGAGTGAATTTTGCGATTCATGGTTCGGATTCGAGAAAACCAAGCGACGTTGTCAAGGGTTGTAGAAACGGCTCTGTTAACGAGAATCATTAGAAGAAACACAACACTGTTCGTCTTTTATTAATGTCTTGAGGAGAATGTTTAATCGAActgaatttaacatttttatttcagTTTATTGGTTAACGTTCGCCGAACCGAACCTAAAACTAACTGAATTTTCAAATCTCCCCGGTTCTTATCTAAACCGGATATGAaatcgaaaattgtaaaaaaaatctcGGTTTATTTCGGTTTTAGATGTATACCCAACTCTGCTTGTGAGCGAGCATTGTTGTCGCTCAAAATCACAGAAGCAGCTAAAACCATTTGATCGATTCGGAGAAGAGAAAGGAAGGATGGGTGGAGGAATGGAGACGAACAAGAACAAGTTCATCGAGGACTGGGGATCCGCGAGGGAGAATCTCGAGCACAACTTCCGATGGACACGTCGCAACTTCGCTCTCATCGGAATCTTCGGCATCGCTCTCCCCATCATCGTCTACAAGGGCATCGTCAAAGATTTCGTAACTTTCAATCTCACTCGATTCCCATCTTCATTTTGATTTCATTTCTGTTTTTTGGTGCCCTAATTTTACTGAGAGCATCGTATGAATCTAGATCGTATCCTACGTTAATTGGGTTAGATGTTGATTTTGTTGTTAATACGTTTGAATCAGATCTATTATTCTGTTTGGTTGAAGAAACAAGATTGTTCAAGTGCTATGTGCTTTGTCTTTAAATGctcaccctttttttttttgtcttgatGGGTTTTAGCTGAAACTAGTTAATCTGCTTCTCTTTGTATTATTCTGAGTCTTGAGTCTTGAGTCTAAACTTGTAAAGACCTTTTCTATGGTGTACTGTGTTCATCAATTATATAAATGACTTTCTACACTCTTGTTCTTAGCAGTTTATTTGCTGATATCCCTTGGGGGTTTTTTCTAAGTTactgtattaatttatgaactCTGAACCCTTGAATAGATTATTCCAGTGACGATTTAGAAATGTGTGTTATGTTTCTCTTGTTGTGTGCTTCACATTATTACATTGGACCTAACATACTCAAAcctcgatttttttttacagcataTGCAAGACGAAGATGCAGGCAGACCACATAGAAAGTTCCTCTGAGGTTCTTTGCGAGAACACTCTCTTCTGCAAAAGGTCTCAGCATTGTGAAAGTTTCAAGAAGCTGATGCTTGCACCCtccttttttgcattttattcaGAATAAAAGAACATCCCAAGGATTATAACTTCTGTTTGAAAAAGTGTGTAATAAATTTTGACTTTTCTTTTGATTTGAATTTATAGCATCTCCATGATTTAACATTTGTAAGTGGTTGAGAGCTTTGGTGTAATCCAAACAAAAGAAATGGTTTTATTGGATGCAGAGTTTGATTAACTATAAGTCTACTTGTGAGATCACATGAAGTAAGCATTTGTAAGATTATGCAAAGAATTTGAAGCAACAATACACCTTGACCATGTTAATCATTAGCTAAGGACTTTGGTCACACATCTTATTCAAGTATATGATTCTCGCTAATATGTTGTCTTGTTCCtcaaattttagatattttcttaAATCGCTTATCTTTAGCCAGATTAAAAAAATGGCGGGAGGAGGGAAAGAAAAACGGCAACAAAGTTAAACCAACCAGAGACTACTGTCATAACCAAATTTAGAAAGATCTCACCATCCATCCAATCTTCTTAGTTTTCCTCTCTCATTCTCCTCTCTTTCAGGACTTCCTCTTGCTCTCTCCCAAACACCAAATAAACATAGAAAACCAAACATAACAAAATCAGAAGAAGCCCCAAGAAATAAACAATATAGGAACTTGAGCACCAAagcttcttctctcttccttcCCATGGGGTGCATTTGAATAAATTTCCTTCTTGAAAACCGCTTTTGATCGATTGTAATTCATCGATCAATCGCGGTTTTTACAAGCTCTTGGACATTTATTCCAAATAAAACCCTTTGCAAGAAAAAAGAACGATCCCATGGGAAGCTGTGTTTCATCGCCGTTGAAAGGTTCTCCTTTTGGGAAGAGACCGGTAAGAAGGAGAAACAATAGTCATAGCAAAACATCATCATCTAATCCTAAATTCGTTTCTTCAACTAATCTTTCCCGGAGATTGCTTTTCCAGCCACCTAGCCGTGTTCTTCCTGAGCCCATTGGTGATGGCATCCTCCTCAAGTATGAACTAGGGAAAGAACTTGGCCGTGGTGAATTTGGTGTCACTCACGAATGCATCGAGATCACTACTCGAAAAAGGTAAAATCTCTTTCATCTTATATGCATCTTGAAATTCTTTGAGTCTTGAAACAAAAACATGACAGGTTTGCGTGTAAGAGGATATCAAAGGAGAAGCTAAGGACGGAGATAGATGTTGAGGATGTAAGAAGAGAGGTTGAGATCATGAGTTGTTTGCCTAAACATCCTAATATCGTGACCTTCAAGGAAGCTTTCGAGGACGAAGACGCGGTCTATCTTGTCATGGAGATTTGTGAAGGAGGAGAGCTTTTTGACCGTATTGTTGCCAGAGGGCATTACACTGAACGTGCAGCTGCATCCGTCACTAAAACCATTCTTGAAGTTGTCAAGGTGTGAAATCAAGAAAGTCTcaaatctcttcttttttttttgtcaactagtCTCAAATCTCTTTGTATCGTTTGTTTTGTTCCCGCCTTAATGTTTACTTGTGTGTGAAGGTATGTCATGAACATGGAGTGATTCATAGAGATCTTAAACCTGAGAACTTCCTCTTTTCAAATGGAACCGAGACTGCACAACTCAAAGCTATTGACTTTGGTCTCTCCATTAATTTCAAACACGGTACTAATCACATCTCTATAGTTTGGTCATAGTCCGGGATATAGATTAgtacaaaaaaacatattaattatagtttatgGGTTTTTAGATTGTTGAACTTTAAAAATATGGAGAAATAATTTTTCGGAGATATATAGAATGGGGATTCATAATTCGGGAGATATCCGATGCTATATAATagtttttgtagagaaataatttgtagacctttttttttaaatgactaaGAGGTTCTGGTTCATACATTATTCAGGGCAAGGCACAAACCATTTCAAATTCACTCTCTTTAAAGAGTAGACCCCTCTCAACTAGACTTAAACTATGAACTCTTAGACACCTACCGGATAATATAAGAGTTTTAGCCACTAGGCCA of the Brassica rapa cultivar Chiifu-401-42 chromosome A03, CAAS_Brap_v3.01, whole genome shotgun sequence genome contains:
- the LOC103857375 gene encoding uncharacterized protein LOC103857375, coding for MGGGMETNKNKFIEDWGSARENLEHNFRWTRRNFALIGIFGIALPIIVYKGIVKDFHMQDEDAGRPHRKFL